One Haladaptatus sp. R4 DNA window includes the following coding sequences:
- a CDS encoding N-acetyltransferase, which yields MSVNIDTRVVGPGDNRYVGEAWQLKERIRQEEGVLKQRRGFFTDAYRRSTVYCYVTEDDEGDQLVGFAAARRDGYILFLAVEPEFRGEGFGQRLVAKVADNHASVTCHARTTNENALDFYRHLGFAVERRIDNYYEDGGDAYYLRLGEEESIAKRLSDFMRN from the coding sequence TCGACACGCGCGTCGTCGGGCCGGGCGACAATCGCTACGTCGGGGAGGCGTGGCAATTGAAGGAACGAATCCGGCAGGAGGAGGGCGTGCTGAAGCAACGACGTGGGTTTTTCACGGACGCGTATCGACGCTCGACCGTTTACTGTTACGTCACCGAGGACGACGAGGGCGACCAGTTGGTCGGGTTTGCGGCGGCGCGACGCGACGGCTACATACTCTTTCTCGCGGTCGAACCCGAATTCCGGGGCGAGGGATTCGGCCAGCGACTCGTCGCCAAAGTCGCGGACAACCACGCGTCCGTCACCTGCCACGCACGAACGACGAACGAGAACGCGCTCGACTTCTACCGCCACCTCGGGTTCGCCGTCGAGCGTCGTATCGACAACTACTACGAGGACGGCGGCGACGCCTACTACCTCCGGTTGGGAGAGGAGGAGAGCATCGCCAAGCGCCTCTCGGATTTCATGCGTAACTAG
- a CDS encoding helix-turn-helix domain-containing protein — protein MATVRLKIVPPPEEWFVKLSTERPDDEFTLLTVTNARDGLFGVFEAETDDVEAVTATLDGIDEIRSYDLSHAEDRTVVIQYTATDSIVHAATVDAGIVPVCPVTVTDGEMVAEATVSHERLSRLGDRLREIGATFEVLSLSQAADGRGNLLTDAQREFVAEAVERGYYDTPRRCTLTELAAELDITTGAASGMAHRAEERILKAFVNETSL, from the coding sequence ATGGCTACCGTTCGTCTGAAGATAGTTCCACCTCCGGAGGAGTGGTTCGTCAAGCTCTCCACGGAACGCCCCGACGACGAGTTCACGCTCCTGACGGTGACGAACGCGCGCGACGGCCTGTTCGGCGTGTTCGAAGCCGAAACCGACGACGTCGAGGCCGTCACCGCGACGCTCGACGGCATCGACGAAATTCGGTCCTACGACCTCTCACACGCCGAGGATCGAACCGTCGTGATCCAGTACACCGCCACCGATTCCATCGTGCACGCCGCCACCGTCGATGCGGGTATCGTCCCCGTCTGCCCCGTTACCGTCACGGACGGGGAGATGGTCGCCGAGGCGACCGTCTCGCACGAACGTCTCTCCCGCCTCGGGGACCGACTCCGGGAAATTGGTGCGACCTTCGAGGTGCTTTCGCTCTCCCAAGCCGCCGACGGACGCGGGAACCTTCTCACCGACGCCCAGCGCGAGTTCGTGGCCGAAGCCGTCGAGCGGGGGTACTACGATACGCCGCGTCGATGTACGCTGACCGAGTTGGCGGCGGAACTCGATATCACGACCGGCGCAGCCAGCGGCATGGCACACCGCGCGGAGGAGCGGATACTCAAGGCGTTCGTGAACGAAACGTCGCTGTAA
- the priS gene encoding DNA primase small subunit PriS — protein sequence MEERTRAYLRGRFRDHYRAVAPELPPDADEREWGYIPWTAGSGTTMVRHNSLLDLGTLGGFLERERPRHVYFSAGRYHDPGAGTMEAKRWRSADLVFDLDADHLPGVTEETSYAEMLARCKDELLDLLDILEGDFGFEDLTVVFSGGRGYHVHVRDEHVKGLDREGRREVVDYVMANEIEFESLVQTETVAGLGLKNPTQKRTLPTEGGWGGRVHEHVCTFVDELLSMDEADALDRLQEYDGIGTGKARGAYNAAKNNRREIERGNVDVHPAFYQLARILADDVFAAESAAVDEPVTTDTHRLIRLPGSLHGGSGLAVKRIPRDELADFDPLRDAIPETFTADEVMVELPSETQLSLRGESFRLPAGNISIPEYVAIFLMVRDRAEKGKE from the coding sequence ATGGAAGAGCGGACGCGAGCGTATCTTCGAGGCCGGTTCCGTGACCACTACCGAGCGGTAGCGCCGGAACTCCCGCCGGATGCCGACGAACGCGAGTGGGGCTACATCCCGTGGACTGCCGGGTCCGGAACGACCATGGTTCGGCACAACTCCCTGCTCGATTTGGGCACCCTCGGCGGCTTTCTCGAACGCGAACGTCCGCGCCACGTTTACTTCTCCGCCGGGCGCTATCACGACCCCGGCGCGGGGACGATGGAGGCAAAGCGCTGGCGGAGTGCCGACCTCGTCTTCGACTTGGACGCCGACCACCTGCCGGGCGTCACCGAGGAAACGTCCTACGCCGAGATGCTCGCGCGGTGTAAGGACGAACTGCTCGACCTGCTCGACATCCTCGAAGGGGACTTCGGCTTCGAGGACCTGACGGTCGTCTTCTCCGGTGGTCGGGGATATCACGTTCACGTCCGGGACGAGCACGTCAAAGGATTGGACCGCGAGGGACGGCGCGAGGTCGTCGATTACGTGATGGCGAACGAGATAGAGTTCGAATCGTTGGTGCAGACCGAAACGGTCGCCGGACTCGGCCTGAAAAACCCGACCCAAAAGCGAACCCTCCCGACCGAGGGCGGATGGGGTGGCCGGGTTCACGAACACGTCTGTACGTTCGTTGACGAACTCCTCTCGATGGACGAAGCCGATGCGCTCGACCGATTGCAGGAGTACGACGGCATCGGCACCGGAAAGGCACGGGGAGCGTACAACGCCGCGAAGAACAACCGCCGTGAGATCGAGCGCGGCAATGTGGACGTTCACCCCGCTTTCTACCAGTTGGCGAGAATCCTCGCTGACGACGTGTTCGCGGCCGAAAGCGCGGCGGTGGACGAACCAGTCACGACCGACACCCACCGACTCATTCGCCTGCCGGGAAGCCTCCACGGCGGCAGCGGCTTGGCGGTCAAACGGATTCCTCGCGACGAACTGGCGGATTTCGATCCGCTCCGGGACGCGATTCCGGAGACGTTCACGGCCGACGAGGTGATGGTCGAACTGCCGTCGGAGACACAACTTTCGCTCCGGGGCGAAAGCTTTAGGCTTCCCGCGGGCAATATATCGATTCCCGAATACGTCGCCATCTTTCTTATGGTGCGTGACCGGGCAGAAAAGGGGAAAGAATGA
- a CDS encoding medium chain dehydrogenase/reductase family protein codes for MTTETRKKTKTGTTAERTGEGDMAVTEIVMSRMGTPDVLTPRRRPLSSPSDDEAVVRVEAAGVSFAEVQMLRGRYFNQPKFPFVPGYDLVGRVTEVGADVTAIEPGQRVAALTETGAWSDHVVLPAGKLAPVPDELDPTAAVAVVTNGVTAWQMLHRVAEVKAGETVLVHGASGGVGTLLTRLARLADVHVIGTASAEKQDAVRELGATPLDYRNDDVPARVRELAPDGVDAVFDHVGGPGLTNSWRMLGSGGTLVSYGVAGTLDAKGHRLRPFVPTVARLLFWKFLPNGRDATFYYVDRWPKYFREDVTKLFDLLARGELDATIDERFPLSRADEALEKLDSGEVVGKAVLVSDE; via the coding sequence ATGACGACGGAAACGCGGAAGAAAACGAAAACCGGAACGACCGCCGAGCGAACTGGCGAAGGAGATATGGCCGTCACCGAAATCGTGATGTCGCGGATGGGTACTCCCGACGTACTCACCCCGCGACGGCGACCCCTCTCGTCGCCGAGCGACGACGAAGCAGTCGTCCGCGTCGAAGCCGCCGGGGTTTCGTTCGCCGAGGTGCAGATGCTCCGCGGACGGTACTTCAACCAGCCGAAATTCCCGTTCGTCCCCGGCTACGACCTCGTCGGCAGGGTGACCGAAGTCGGCGCGGACGTCACCGCAATCGAACCCGGACAACGGGTCGCGGCGCTCACCGAAACCGGCGCGTGGTCCGATCACGTCGTGCTCCCGGCCGGGAAACTGGCTCCGGTCCCCGACGAACTGGACCCAACTGCGGCCGTCGCGGTCGTAACCAACGGCGTGACGGCGTGGCAGATGTTGCACCGGGTCGCCGAGGTGAAAGCGGGGGAGACCGTGCTCGTTCACGGCGCGTCCGGCGGCGTCGGGACGCTACTCACCCGACTCGCTCGACTCGCGGACGTTCACGTCATCGGCACCGCCTCGGCGGAAAAGCAGGATGCGGTGCGGGAGTTGGGTGCGACTCCGCTGGATTATCGAAACGACGACGTTCCCGCTCGCGTCCGGGAACTCGCGCCGGACGGGGTGGACGCCGTCTTCGACCACGTCGGTGGCCCGGGCTTGACGAACTCGTGGCGGATGCTCGGGTCGGGCGGAACGCTGGTTTCCTACGGCGTTGCCGGAACGCTCGACGCGAAGGGACATCGGCTTCGTCCGTTCGTCCCGACCGTGGCCCGATTGCTGTTCTGGAAGTTCCTCCCGAACGGCCGCGACGCGACGTTCTACTACGTCGACCGCTGGCCGAAGTACTTCCGGGAGGACGTGACGAAACTGTTCGACCTTCTCGCTCGGGGTGAACTAGACGCCACCATCGACGAGCGGTTTCCGCTCTCTCGGGCGGATGAGGCGCTGGAAAAACTGGATTCCGGCGAGGTCGTCGGGAAAGCCGTACTGGTGTCCGACGAATAG
- a CDS encoding sodium:calcium antiporter translates to MVSGLGWFVFLALVGTAIVWKASDMLERSSKRLSAYYGLPPVVKGAIVVAVGSSFPELSSTVVSTYVHGAFDLGVSAIVGSAIFNLLVIPALAGIFADGVEADRSVVYKEAQFYMIAVSVVMITFSLAVIYHPVADMRLGGTVTRPLALLPVGLYAVYIFTQWQDTQDYDAEASTDGISPLREWASLLASLVLIAVAVEWLVQSALGFGGLFDTPDFIWGLTVVAAGTSLPDTLVSVRAAKENDGVTSLANVLGSNVFDLLIAVPAGVLVAGSADIDFSVAVPLMGFLTFATVVVFGFLRTELTLSKTESWGLLAFYCLFLVWMVLETVGVTHVVPGA, encoded by the coding sequence ATGGTCTCCGGACTCGGGTGGTTCGTCTTTCTCGCGCTGGTCGGGACGGCAATCGTCTGGAAGGCGAGCGACATGCTGGAGCGGTCGAGCAAGCGGCTTTCCGCGTACTACGGCCTCCCGCCGGTCGTCAAAGGGGCCATCGTCGTCGCCGTCGGGTCGAGTTTTCCGGAGCTTTCGAGTACGGTCGTCTCGACGTACGTCCACGGCGCGTTCGATCTGGGCGTGAGCGCCATCGTCGGATCGGCGATTTTCAATCTGCTCGTCATCCCGGCGTTGGCTGGCATCTTCGCGGACGGCGTCGAGGCCGACCGCTCGGTCGTCTACAAGGAAGCACAGTTCTACATGATCGCCGTCTCGGTGGTGATGATCACGTTCTCGCTGGCGGTCATCTATCACCCCGTCGCCGACATGCGCCTCGGCGGGACGGTCACGCGACCGCTCGCGCTCCTCCCCGTCGGGCTATATGCGGTCTACATCTTCACGCAGTGGCAGGACACACAGGATTACGACGCGGAGGCATCGACCGACGGCATTTCGCCGCTTCGGGAGTGGGCGTCGCTCCTCGCCAGCCTCGTCCTCATCGCCGTCGCGGTCGAGTGGTTGGTTCAATCCGCCCTCGGGTTCGGTGGGTTGTTCGACACGCCGGATTTCATCTGGGGACTAACCGTGGTCGCCGCCGGGACGAGCCTCCCCGATACGCTCGTGAGCGTCCGCGCCGCGAAGGAGAACGACGGGGTGACCAGCCTCGCCAACGTCCTCGGGAGCAACGTTTTCGACCTGCTCATCGCGGTTCCGGCGGGCGTGCTCGTGGCCGGGTCGGCGGATATCGATTTCTCCGTCGCCGTCCCGCTGATGGGATTTCTCACGTTCGCCACCGTCGTCGTCTTCGGCTTCCTTCGCACCGAGCTAACGCTCTCGAAAACGGAATCGTGGGGACTGCTCGCGTTCTACTGTCTGTTTCTCGTCTGGATGGTGTTGGAGACAGTCGGCGTGACGCACGTCGTTCCGGGCGCGTGA